The Ktedonobacterales bacterium genome has a segment encoding these proteins:
- a CDS encoding arginase family protein, producing MDITIVCVPYQGDVARWGCALGPQAFLERGLSQRLEALGHRVHTPVWIELPRSERTRDTVTNIGYLASRAAEAVKTALQQPDSLVVMLEGDCTHALGPIGGMAQVAGTPGVVWFDAHGDLNTRATTTSGFWGGMPYAVALGWDLDDWRLAAGLEPPLRPEAAALIGTSDLDPAEEDALQRHPILHLRAEALLGADAAERVQRALRPRAGEAASWYLHMDLDVAGPEESPGGMTPAPSWAPREQLIEAARAAARAVPVRVFSLAVYNPAADSAGRGVRFGLDLASAIMEGLQ from the coding sequence ATGGATATTACGATTGTTTGTGTCCCCTACCAGGGAGATGTCGCCCGCTGGGGCTGTGCGCTTGGGCCGCAAGCCTTCTTAGAGCGTGGGCTGTCCCAACGCCTGGAGGCGCTTGGGCATCGCGTCCATACGCCAGTGTGGATCGAACTTCCCCGAAGCGAACGAACCCGCGATACGGTGACGAATATCGGCTACTTAGCCAGCCGGGCAGCCGAGGCCGTGAAAACGGCGCTCCAGCAGCCCGATAGTCTGGTGGTGATGCTGGAGGGCGACTGTACGCACGCCCTGGGACCAATTGGCGGCATGGCTCAGGTGGCAGGAACGCCTGGGGTGGTCTGGTTCGACGCTCATGGCGATCTCAATACGCGGGCAACTACGACGAGCGGCTTCTGGGGAGGGATGCCTTACGCGGTGGCGCTGGGCTGGGACTTGGACGACTGGCGGCTGGCAGCGGGATTGGAGCCACCGCTGCGCCCGGAGGCTGCTGCCCTCATCGGGACCAGCGATCTTGATCCAGCCGAAGAAGACGCGCTTCAACGGCATCCGATCCTGCACTTGCGAGCAGAGGCGCTGCTGGGGGCTGACGCGGCGGAGCGTGTCCAGCGCGCCTTGCGGCCACGCGCCGGGGAAGCGGCATCGTGGTATCTGCATATGGACCTGGATGTGGCCGGACCAGAGGAGTCGCCTGGGGGTATGACGCCCGCGCCTTCCTGGGCGCCACGCGAGCAACTGATCGAGGCGGCCAGAGCAGCGGCGCGAGCCGTTCCGGTGCGAGTCTTTTCGCTGGCGGTGTACAATCCCGCCGCTGACAGTGCGGGA
- a CDS encoding amidohydrolase family protein: protein MEQQGAYDLVLLNGRVMDPETGRDMVAHVGITDGKIVAIEPERLAGKEVIDAAGLVIAPGFIDLHMHGQTIPSMRMQAFDGVTTALELEAGNLPIGLAYEVAAREGRPLNFGFSASWALARMSLLENVQLDGTYRVALANLGGPQWGKLTTPERSQQVLALVEQGVQEGAIGIGILLGYGPQTNREEYYALAQLAARYHVPTFTHVRWGNFKEPGSSYEGVAEVVAAAVATGAHMHVCHVNSTSLRHMDQVLDVIGRAQRQGLKITTEMYPYGAGCTVLGAHFAAPEALPQLGIEATDIFHVSTGRWIASAEELAQVRAQHPADLGIFYFLDENKPEERVLLEHALTFPDTAIATDALPFSVDGTPLEGDVWPLPENALGHPRASGTYARVLGKYVREQGIISLMEALRRASLVPAQILEEAAPQMKYKGRVQVGADADIIVFDPETIMDRATYEQPCLTSVGMHNVLVNGEFVIKQQSLVREALPGRPVRGPKRPPQHV from the coding sequence ATGGAACAGCAGGGCGCGTATGATCTGGTCTTGCTCAATGGGCGAGTCATGGACCCGGAGACCGGGCGAGATATGGTGGCGCACGTTGGGATCACAGATGGAAAGATTGTCGCCATCGAACCAGAGCGGCTGGCTGGCAAGGAAGTTATTGATGCCGCCGGGCTGGTGATTGCTCCTGGCTTCATCGATCTGCATATGCATGGGCAGACGATCCCTTCGATGCGGATGCAAGCCTTTGATGGCGTCACCACCGCGCTCGAATTAGAAGCTGGCAATCTCCCAATCGGCCTGGCCTACGAGGTGGCTGCCAGAGAGGGTCGCCCGCTCAATTTCGGCTTTTCAGCGAGTTGGGCGCTGGCTCGTATGAGCCTGCTTGAAAACGTCCAGCTTGATGGCACGTATCGCGTGGCGCTGGCGAACTTAGGTGGACCGCAGTGGGGCAAACTAACGACGCCAGAGCGATCCCAACAAGTTCTCGCGCTGGTCGAGCAAGGGGTGCAGGAGGGGGCGATTGGCATCGGTATCCTGCTGGGCTATGGGCCACAGACCAACCGCGAAGAGTATTACGCGCTGGCACAACTGGCGGCTCGGTATCACGTCCCCACCTTTACACATGTTCGCTGGGGCAATTTTAAGGAACCGGGCAGTTCTTACGAGGGCGTCGCCGAAGTCGTCGCTGCGGCGGTAGCAACGGGCGCGCATATGCACGTCTGCCATGTCAATAGCACGTCGCTGCGGCATATGGATCAGGTGCTAGATGTCATTGGGCGCGCCCAACGGCAAGGACTCAAGATCACCACCGAAATGTATCCCTATGGCGCGGGTTGTACCGTCCTGGGCGCCCACTTTGCCGCCCCGGAGGCGCTCCCTCAACTTGGTATTGAGGCAACCGACATTTTTCATGTCAGCACTGGTCGCTGGATTGCCAGCGCGGAAGAGTTAGCCCAGGTTCGAGCGCAACACCCAGCAGACCTGGGCATCTTCTACTTTCTGGACGAGAACAAGCCAGAAGAACGTGTGTTGCTAGAACATGCCCTGACCTTTCCCGACACAGCGATTGCCACCGACGCCCTTCCATTTAGTGTTGATGGTACGCCACTGGAGGGTGATGTCTGGCCTTTGCCTGAAAACGCGCTGGGCCACCCGCGTGCCAGCGGAACCTATGCTCGTGTGCTGGGGAAATATGTCCGAGAGCAGGGGATCATCTCGTTGATGGAAGCCCTGCGCCGCGCCTCGCTTGTTCCGGCACAGATTCTTGAAGAAGCGGCGCCACAGATGAAATACAAAGGGCGGGTGCAGGTGGGTGCGGACGCCGATATTATCGTGTTTGATCCAGAGACTATTATGGACCGGGCCACTTACGAGCAGCCCTGTTTGACCTCGGTTGGCATGCACAATGTACTGGTCAACGGCGAGTTCGTCATCAAACAGCAATCGCTGGTACGAGAAGCCTTGCCAGGGAGACCCGTTCGTGGTCCCAAACGGCCACCCCAGCACGTATGA
- a CDS encoding S9 family peptidase codes for MAEEKRALSLEDFWQLKTVADPQPSPDGTQVAYVVGSYDERKNQAHLAIWLASLEHGQCRQLTSGESQDMQPRWSPDGSRLAFVSTRHEGKPQLFLIEVAGGEARRLTSVADGATSPLWSPDSKHLCYTSTPDTDRQKVAQETAWFEAHSEVDKNAPRLRRQTTLLTRFDGRGYIERRAQLFLLNLDDAQAEPRQLTQGDFDAAQAAWSPDGALIAFVANRSDDANASLASDIWTVAVESGELQRLTDGDLSAMFPAWSPNGETIAFFAEHPLNARSGYEDAHIWLVSRSGGDQRDLMSHLDRSLAAVQPDYYFGAGATPVWTPDGQRLSFVSADHGANAIFTLAVEAGDCWRVSSTAADIVALQSVEACQMFVGVAAMSEQPYDLFTLPWSGGELQPLVGVNQTLLAEVSIAPTERISFTGPDGWEIEGWLVRPLHAERPYPLILHIHGGPYSAWGHSFYFQAQALAGAGYASLYINPRGSKGYGLAFTQAADWGEKDYLDLLAGVDAVLARGEADPERLGITGISYGGFMTNWALGHTDRFAAAVSVNGVSNHASFYGTSDLGALWFGKQYGHPWENEDFYRSRSPITYVNRISTPLLLLQSENDYRCPIEQGEQMFASLLARRQIAELIRFPNASHAIAATASPHHRYFQWKLTLDWFERYVKHKENTLLTVHEEAPVTSESTQMP; via the coding sequence ATGGCTGAAGAAAAACGCGCGCTTTCCCTGGAGGATTTCTGGCAACTCAAGACGGTGGCTGATCCCCAGCCTTCGCCCGATGGCACGCAGGTTGCCTACGTGGTGGGCAGCTATGACGAGAGGAAGAATCAGGCTCACTTGGCGATCTGGTTGGCCTCATTGGAGCATGGACAGTGCCGCCAGTTGACGAGCGGAGAGAGCCAGGATATGCAGCCGCGCTGGTCGCCTGATGGCTCGCGGCTGGCTTTTGTCTCAACGCGCCATGAGGGAAAGCCGCAACTCTTCCTCATTGAAGTGGCTGGCGGAGAGGCGCGACGCCTCACCAGCGTGGCCGATGGCGCGACTTCGCCGCTCTGGTCGCCCGATAGCAAGCACCTCTGCTACACCTCAACGCCGGACACGGATCGGCAGAAGGTTGCCCAGGAGACAGCCTGGTTCGAGGCACACAGCGAGGTTGATAAAAACGCTCCGCGTCTGCGCCGCCAGACCACGCTCCTCACACGTTTCGACGGGCGCGGCTACATCGAGCGCCGCGCTCAGCTCTTTTTGCTCAACCTGGACGATGCACAAGCCGAACCGCGCCAGCTCACCCAGGGCGATTTTGACGCGGCTCAGGCGGCCTGGTCGCCCGATGGGGCGCTGATCGCGTTTGTGGCGAATCGCTCCGACGACGCCAATGCCAGCCTGGCAAGCGACATCTGGACGGTCGCTGTCGAGAGCGGTGAACTGCAACGCCTTACTGATGGCGATCTCAGCGCCATGTTTCCGGCCTGGTCGCCCAACGGAGAAACCATTGCGTTCTTCGCGGAACACCCCTTGAACGCCCGGAGCGGCTATGAAGACGCGCACATCTGGCTGGTTTCGCGTTCTGGCGGCGATCAGCGCGATCTCATGAGCCATCTTGATCGCTCGTTGGCCGCGGTACAACCCGACTATTACTTCGGGGCGGGCGCTACACCTGTCTGGACCCCGGATGGGCAAAGGCTCTCTTTTGTGAGCGCCGATCATGGGGCAAATGCGATCTTCACGCTCGCGGTCGAGGCTGGCGACTGCTGGCGCGTTTCATCCACCGCCGCGGACATCGTTGCCTTGCAGAGTGTGGAGGCTTGCCAGATGTTCGTGGGCGTGGCGGCAATGTCAGAGCAGCCCTACGATCTTTTCACTCTTCCCTGGAGCGGAGGTGAGCTTCAACCGCTGGTTGGCGTCAACCAGACTTTGCTCGCGGAAGTGAGCATCGCGCCGACCGAGCGCATCAGCTTCACTGGCCCCGACGGGTGGGAAATCGAGGGCTGGCTTGTCAGGCCACTGCATGCTGAACGTCCCTACCCGCTGATTCTCCATATTCACGGAGGGCCATACAGCGCGTGGGGGCACAGCTTCTACTTCCAGGCCCAGGCGCTGGCAGGCGCTGGGTATGCCTCGCTCTATATCAATCCGCGTGGCAGCAAAGGCTATGGTCTGGCCTTCACGCAAGCGGCAGATTGGGGCGAGAAGGACTACCTCGATCTGCTGGCTGGCGTGGATGCCGTGCTGGCGAGAGGGGAGGCTGACCCGGAGCGACTGGGCATCACCGGCATCTCTTATGGTGGGTTTATGACCAATTGGGCGCTCGGACACACAGACAGATTTGCTGCCGCAGTTTCGGTCAATGGAGTCTCAAACCATGCGAGTTTCTATGGGACCAGCGACCTGGGGGCGCTCTGGTTTGGCAAGCAATATGGGCATCCCTGGGAAAACGAAGATTTCTACCGTTCCCGTTCACCGATCACCTATGTGAACCGCATCTCCACGCCGCTGCTCTTGCTCCAGTCGGAAAACGATTACCGCTGCCCCATCGAGCAGGGCGAGCAAATGTTTGCTTCGCTGCTCGCGCGACGCCAGATCGCTGAGTTGATTCGCTTTCCCAACGCCAGCCATGCCATCGCCGCTACGGCCAGTCCGCACCATCGCTATTTCCAATGGAAGCTGACGCTGGATTGGTTCGAACGCTACGTCAAGCACAAGGAAAACACCCTCCTGACTGTTCACGAAGAGGCGCCCGTCACGAGCGAGTCAACGCAGATGCCGTGA
- a CDS encoding ABC transporter permease: protein MSTEITRPAEQASTELPAPPAHSATREPLRPFRRDKRAMISLYLLLFFVFVALFGPLIYQHIGSPYQSALNGVVPATIYHNPYHQELENQDEFISAQYWLGTDDLGRDLLARLMQGVLVSLTVAMMVELIVLGLGVTIGVLAGYYGGWVDQVLARFIDFIFAFPSFLFVILLASIFGPWADTHLRNIPLIGSNGNARLVIVSLALAVTGWPLMARYVRGQALQIKEQPFVEAARVCGTPNGRIIRRHILPHLLNIIVLTATLDLRGIIVGEAGISLLGLGVQPPGSSLGLMIVQGSNLIDTHPWGVLLPSLVLTIIVLALSYVGDGVQKAFDPRLKNT from the coding sequence ATGAGTACAGAAATTACCAGACCAGCAGAGCAAGCTTCAACCGAACTCCCCGCTCCGCCAGCACATTCAGCCACACGGGAGCCATTGCGCCCGTTCCGCCGCGATAAACGCGCCATGATCAGTCTGTACCTGCTGCTGTTCTTCGTTTTTGTCGCGCTGTTTGGCCCGCTCATCTATCAACACATCGGGAGTCCCTATCAGAGCGCGCTGAATGGCGTTGTACCCGCGACCATTTACCACAACCCTTATCACCAGGAACTGGAGAACCAGGATGAATTTATCTCCGCGCAGTACTGGCTGGGAACCGATGACCTGGGACGAGATTTGCTGGCGCGGCTGATGCAAGGGGTACTGGTCTCGCTTACTGTCGCTATGATGGTCGAGTTGATCGTGCTGGGATTGGGGGTAACTATCGGGGTGCTGGCCGGTTACTATGGGGGCTGGGTGGACCAGGTTCTGGCGCGTTTCATTGATTTTATCTTTGCTTTTCCCAGCTTTCTATTTGTGATCCTGCTTGCCAGTATCTTCGGACCCTGGGCCGATACGCATTTGCGGAATATTCCGCTCATTGGCTCCAATGGGAACGCGCGCCTGGTGATCGTCTCATTGGCCTTAGCAGTTACCGGGTGGCCGTTGATGGCACGCTATGTCCGAGGACAAGCTCTCCAGATTAAGGAACAGCCATTTGTGGAAGCAGCGCGTGTCTGCGGAACCCCCAATGGGCGGATCATCAGACGCCACATCCTCCCCCATCTGCTGAACATCATTGTGCTGACTGCCACGCTTGATCTGAGGGGGATCATTGTGGGAGAAGCTGGCATTAGCCTGCTAGGATTGGGGGTACAGCCGCCTGGTTCGAGCCTGGGCCTGATGATTGTGCAGGGATCAAACCTCATTGATACGCATCCCTGGGGGGTTTTGTTGCCGTCGCTGGTACTCACGATCATCGTACTGGCGCTCTCCTATGTGGGCGATGGCGTACAAAAAGCCTTTGACCCTCGACTGAAAAACACCTGA
- a CDS encoding ABC transporter permease: MMKGEKGHFVVQMLVKRLVGLILIVLAITFVTFILGYMAPGDPIRILLGQQFNPTVYALLRHKYGLDQPWYQQYETFLFNLFHFNLGTSYTQTNRPVWDILKEGVPISVELGFWALVIEFLVGIPLGILAATRAGTWSDTLSTGALLIAYTIPTFITCVFVQVLVVWVDQQTNIGWPVAGWGAPWHYDWGDLRYKIAPILILSLGGIAYIARFTRSNLLEVIHQDYIRTARGKGLSERVVIYRHALRNALIPLVTLLGLSLGLLIAGTFFIEFIFNIPGIANITIRSVMAYDYPVIQATAILLAFGVVLGNLLSDLLYSLVDPRIKFA; this comes from the coding sequence ATGATGAAAGGAGAAAAGGGGCATTTTGTGGTCCAGATGCTTGTAAAACGGCTGGTTGGCCTGATCTTGATTGTTCTGGCAATAACCTTTGTCACCTTCATTTTGGGGTATATGGCTCCAGGTGATCCTATTCGCATCCTCCTGGGGCAGCAATTTAATCCCACCGTGTATGCTCTGCTCAGGCATAAGTATGGCCTCGATCAGCCCTGGTATCAACAGTATGAAACCTTTCTCTTCAATCTCTTTCACTTCAACCTGGGAACCTCTTACACCCAGACAAATCGTCCTGTCTGGGATATTCTCAAAGAGGGCGTACCAATCTCAGTTGAACTGGGCTTCTGGGCGCTTGTGATTGAGTTTCTGGTTGGCATTCCGCTGGGCATCCTGGCAGCGACCAGGGCGGGTACCTGGAGCGATACCCTGAGTACGGGCGCGCTCCTGATAGCCTATACCATACCCACCTTCATTACGTGCGTGTTCGTGCAGGTTCTCGTGGTCTGGGTCGATCAGCAGACCAACATTGGCTGGCCGGTTGCCGGTTGGGGCGCGCCCTGGCACTATGACTGGGGCGATTTACGATACAAGATCGCCCCCATCCTGATCCTGTCTTTAGGCGGCATCGCCTACATTGCTCGTTTTACCCGCTCCAATCTTCTAGAGGTTATCCATCAGGATTATATCCGCACGGCTCGCGGCAAAGGGTTATCAGAACGTGTGGTAATCTATCGGCATGCTCTGCGCAATGCTTTGATCCCGCTGGTAACTCTCCTGGGCCTCTCTTTGGGTTTGCTGATTGCGGGAACCTTCTTTATCGAGTTTATCTTTAACATTCCCGGTATTGCAAACATTACGATTCGCTCGGTTATGGCGTATGACTACCCGGTGATCCAGGCAACGGCTATCCTGCTCGCTTTCGGTGTGGTTCTGGGCAACCTTCTCTCGGATCTCCTCTATTCTCTGGTTGATCCACGCATTAAATTCGCTTAG
- a CDS encoding peptide ABC transporter substrate-binding protein — protein sequence MQEQTRTRPILFSIFMCLLVLLMAACGSPTPNPQGNAAPPDKQVLRYPIGAADFSSLDPAVSAATTDYTAVSLIFSGLVRLNSDNSVVLDLASSYQASSDGLSYTFTLRPNLTFSDGTPLTATDVAYSINRTLSPATASPTASFLSAIKDFLLMLTGQIPTLIGDSLIVKDPQTITIVLSTPAPYFLQELAGNNTHVVNKALIDKYGASWTDHLGEGAGAGVFKVDSYSHSQGMVLVPNSHYYGAKARLQKLEFLPASDPATVYKEYLAGQIDYAGIPLANLAGAKSRSDYHHAAVLNIDFLAMNFLAKPFDNLKIRQAFALAINKDILASNVLHGAYVPTNHLLPQGMPGYNQKLTGPAGVSGTAGDPTRAKQLLNEGLEEAGYTPSTLSAITFTFPNLGQDFQNVAEAIVQQWQAALGITVQLKVEDPATFVSRDLPATKGHDGPLQIWFLGYSYLADPFFWLNTFFGTEGSLNDGNYGQTPDQQAVQQQLETAATNSNAEQRTQQYNDAEQKIVNDVGWVPLIQGGLDVLINPKVQNLAANGPTKTWSDVYISV from the coding sequence ATGCAAGAACAGACACGCACTCGTCCAATCTTGTTTTCCATCTTCATGTGCCTGCTCGTTCTGTTGATGGCTGCTTGTGGCAGCCCAACCCCTAACCCCCAGGGCAACGCAGCGCCTCCTGACAAGCAGGTGTTACGGTACCCAATTGGAGCGGCGGATTTCTCGTCGCTCGATCCTGCTGTGAGCGCCGCAACGACAGATTACACGGCTGTCAGCTTGATCTTTTCTGGCCTGGTGCGACTCAACAGTGACAACTCAGTGGTACTCGACCTGGCGTCTTCTTACCAGGCGTCCTCGGATGGGCTGTCCTATACGTTTACGCTTCGTCCCAACCTGACCTTTAGCGATGGCACACCCCTGACAGCGACGGATGTCGCCTATAGTATCAACCGGACCTTATCGCCAGCGACGGCCTCTCCTACCGCCTCGTTTCTGTCGGCAATCAAAGATTTTCTCCTCATGCTTACCGGCCAGATTCCAACCCTGATTGGCGATAGTCTGATTGTGAAGGATCCCCAGACCATTACCATCGTTTTGAGTACTCCTGCCCCCTATTTCCTGCAAGAACTGGCAGGAAACAATACGCATGTGGTCAATAAGGCGCTGATTGACAAATATGGCGCCTCCTGGACGGATCACCTGGGGGAGGGTGCTGGCGCTGGAGTTTTCAAAGTGGACAGCTACAGCCACAGCCAGGGGATGGTTCTGGTTCCCAATTCTCATTACTACGGGGCCAAAGCCCGCTTGCAGAAGCTCGAATTCTTGCCAGCGAGTGATCCAGCCACCGTGTATAAAGAGTATCTGGCAGGTCAGATTGACTATGCCGGGATTCCACTTGCCAATCTCGCTGGAGCCAAATCGCGCAGCGACTACCACCATGCCGCTGTTCTGAATATTGATTTCCTGGCGATGAATTTCCTGGCGAAGCCTTTCGACAACCTCAAGATTCGCCAGGCTTTTGCTCTGGCGATCAACAAGGATATTCTAGCCAGTAACGTCTTGCACGGCGCGTATGTGCCGACCAACCATCTCTTACCGCAGGGTATGCCAGGCTATAATCAGAAATTAACGGGACCAGCTGGTGTAAGCGGTACTGCGGGTGACCCGACAAGGGCGAAGCAGCTGTTGAATGAGGGATTGGAAGAGGCAGGATACACACCCAGCACGTTATCTGCCATCACCTTTACCTTCCCCAACCTTGGTCAGGATTTCCAGAATGTGGCCGAGGCGATTGTGCAACAATGGCAAGCGGCCCTCGGTATTACGGTGCAACTAAAGGTAGAGGATCCCGCTACCTTTGTGTCGCGAGACCTGCCTGCTACCAAAGGCCACGACGGCCCCCTACAGATCTGGTTCCTGGGATACTCGTATCTCGCCGATCCGTTCTTCTGGCTGAATACCTTCTTCGGCACAGAGGGATCGCTCAACGATGGAAACTATGGGCAAACCCCTGATCAACAGGCGGTTCAGCAACAGTTGGAGACGGCAGCGACGAATAGCAACGCTGAGCAGCGCACGCAACAATACAATGACGCCGAGCAGAAAATCGTCAATGACGTGGGCTGGGTTCCGCTGATTCAGGGGGGACTTGACGTATTGATTAATCCGAAGGTGCAGAATCTCGCGGCGAATGGTCCTACCAAGACCTGGAGCGATGTCTACATCTCGGTGTAG
- a CDS encoding serine hydrolase yields the protein MSQQVHTAAITPQLKGFEDDVYSAMEDGKVPGAAVLIIKDGEVLFSRGFGKRSVAENLEVTPHTLFPIGSSGKAFTAAAIAMLVEEGKLEWDKPVRHYLPTFTLHDPFATERMMVRDLLCHRSGLPRHEFLWYGSNFTRKEIVERLAYLEPNADFRARYQYQNLMYATAGYLVECVTGQTWEEFVAERIFKPLGMTSSNTAVEASLATSDYALPYQEKKDEIKEVPFYRKFQVIGPAGGINTNLEDMEYWLRFQLNEGKHGETQLLAAEHLAQNHTPHTVIPAGEAIPMGKHPEIANWCYGQGWFIGSYRGHRMVQHGGSIDGFMAEVALLPDENTAVAVFTNRGGTLVPYIIAFTACDRLLGAEKTDWNGRLQKEFADLKAQAEKQLAEMQKAEPAIPDTQPSHALDAYCGRYEHPGYGVVTISQVEDRLQCTYNDIPSSLTHVHYDIFELNLERFEFKAKVSFATAEKGEIDSLAVKLEPTVKAQVFTRVPDLSTK from the coding sequence ATGAGTCAACAGGTACACACGGCAGCTATTACCCCGCAACTCAAGGGTTTTGAGGACGATGTATACAGCGCAATGGAGGATGGGAAGGTTCCAGGGGCTGCCGTGCTTATTATCAAAGACGGCGAGGTGCTCTTCTCGCGGGGCTTTGGCAAGCGCAGCGTGGCAGAGAACCTGGAGGTGACGCCGCACACGCTTTTCCCGATTGGCTCCTCTGGCAAAGCCTTCACAGCGGCGGCCATCGCCATGTTGGTGGAAGAGGGCAAGCTGGAGTGGGATAAACCGGTCCGGCACTATCTGCCCACCTTTACGCTGCACGATCCCTTTGCGACCGAGCGTATGATGGTGCGCGATCTCTTGTGCCATCGCAGCGGGCTGCCCCGCCACGAATTTCTCTGGTACGGCTCGAACTTCACGCGCAAAGAGATCGTCGAGCGTTTAGCCTATCTCGAACCTAACGCCGATTTTCGCGCGCGCTACCAGTACCAGAACCTGATGTACGCGACGGCGGGCTATCTGGTTGAGTGTGTCACAGGCCAGACCTGGGAGGAGTTTGTTGCAGAGCGCATCTTTAAGCCGCTGGGCATGACCAGCAGCAACACTGCGGTAGAGGCTTCGCTCGCAACCAGCGATTACGCGCTGCCCTATCAAGAGAAAAAGGACGAGATTAAGGAAGTCCCTTTTTACCGCAAATTCCAGGTTATTGGCCCGGCGGGTGGCATCAACACCAACCTGGAAGATATGGAATACTGGCTGCGCTTTCAGTTGAACGAAGGCAAACACGGAGAGACGCAACTGCTGGCCGCCGAACACCTGGCTCAGAACCACACTCCCCATACGGTCATCCCGGCGGGCGAAGCGATTCCAATGGGCAAACACCCAGAGATTGCCAACTGGTGCTACGGGCAGGGCTGGTTCATTGGCTCGTATCGCGGCCATCGCATGGTTCAGCACGGCGGCTCGATTGACGGCTTTATGGCCGAGGTCGCCCTTTTGCCCGACGAAAACACAGCGGTGGCCGTCTTCACGAATCGCGGCGGTACCCTTGTCCCTTATATCATCGCCTTCACTGCCTGTGATCGCTTGCTCGGCGCTGAAAAGACGGATTGGAACGGGCGCTTGCAGAAAGAGTTCGCGGATCTCAAAGCCCAGGCGGAAAAGCAACTCGCGGAAATGCAGAAAGCCGAGCCTGCGATTCCCGATACCCAACCCTCGCACGCGCTTGACGCCTATTGCGGGCGTTATGAGCATCCCGGCTATGGTGTTGTGACTATCAGTCAGGTCGAAGATCGCTTACAATGCACCTATAACGATATTCCCTCATCCCTGACTCACGTCCACTACGACATCTTCGAGTTGAACCTCGAACGCTTTGAGTTCAAAGCAAAAGTGTCGTTTGCTACTGCCGAGAAAGGAGAGATAGATAGCCTGGCTGTCAAGCTGGAGCCGACGGTGAAAGCGCAGGTCTTCACTCGCGTGCCAGACTTATCAACAAAATGA